The following proteins are co-located in the Streptosporangium brasiliense genome:
- the lpdA gene encoding dihydrolipoyl dehydrogenase, which yields MADGSGPYDIVVLGGGSGGYACALRAAELGKTVALIEKDKIGGTCLHRGCIPTKTLLHSAEVADETRESAAFGVKARFEGIDMDGVHAFKDKIVTRAWKGVQGLLKSKGITIIEGEGRLAGPNRVAVGSEVYEGRNIVLATGSAPRSLPGLDIDGERVITSEHALKLDRVPTSVIVLGGGVIGVEFASVWRSFGAEVTIVEALPHLLPLEEESSSKLLERAFRRRGIKQELGVFFEGVKTTDTGVVVTLANGKTLDAELLLVAVGRGAVSSGMGFEEAGIAVERGTVTVNEFCQTSVPGVYAVGDLIPTLQLAHAGFAEGILVAEHIAGLNPVPIDYDGVPRITYSDPEVASVGITSAQARERGHEVVEFTYDLAGNPKSQILQTQGAVKVVAEKDGPVLGVHMVGRRIGELVTESQLIYNWEALPSEVAQLIHAHPTQSEAVGEAMLALAGKPLHVHN from the coding sequence GTGGCTGATGGCAGCGGCCCCTACGACATCGTCGTCCTGGGTGGCGGTAGCGGTGGGTATGCCTGTGCCCTGCGGGCGGCCGAGCTGGGCAAGACGGTCGCGCTGATCGAGAAGGACAAGATCGGCGGCACATGCCTGCACCGGGGATGCATCCCCACCAAGACCCTTCTGCACTCGGCGGAAGTGGCCGACGAGACCCGGGAGAGCGCGGCGTTCGGCGTCAAGGCCCGCTTCGAGGGCATCGACATGGACGGCGTCCACGCGTTCAAGGACAAGATCGTCACCCGCGCCTGGAAGGGCGTCCAGGGCCTGCTCAAGAGCAAGGGCATCACGATCATCGAGGGTGAGGGCCGCCTCGCCGGCCCGAACCGGGTCGCCGTCGGCTCCGAGGTCTACGAGGGCCGCAACATCGTGCTGGCGACGGGCTCGGCCCCCCGGTCGCTGCCCGGCCTGGACATCGACGGCGAGCGGGTCATCACCAGCGAGCACGCGCTCAAGCTCGACCGGGTGCCCACCTCGGTGATCGTCCTGGGCGGCGGCGTCATCGGCGTGGAGTTCGCCAGCGTGTGGCGTTCCTTCGGCGCCGAGGTGACGATCGTCGAGGCCCTGCCGCACCTGCTCCCGCTGGAGGAGGAGTCCAGCTCCAAGCTGCTGGAGCGCGCCTTCCGCCGCCGCGGCATCAAGCAGGAGCTGGGCGTCTTCTTCGAGGGCGTCAAGACCACCGACACGGGCGTGGTCGTCACGCTCGCCAACGGCAAGACCCTCGACGCCGAGCTGCTGCTCGTCGCCGTCGGCCGCGGCGCCGTCTCCTCGGGCATGGGCTTCGAGGAGGCGGGCATCGCGGTCGAGCGCGGCACCGTCACCGTCAACGAGTTCTGCCAGACCAGCGTGCCGGGCGTGTACGCGGTCGGTGACCTGATCCCGACCCTGCAGCTCGCCCACGCGGGCTTCGCCGAGGGCATCCTGGTGGCCGAGCACATCGCCGGGCTCAACCCGGTGCCGATCGACTACGACGGCGTGCCGCGGATCACCTACTCCGACCCCGAGGTCGCCTCGGTCGGCATCACCTCGGCCCAGGCCCGCGAGCGTGGCCACGAGGTCGTCGAGTTCACCTACGACCTCGCCGGCAACCCCAAGAGCCAGATCCTGCAGACGCAGGGCGCGGTCAAGGTCGTCGCCGAGAAGGACGGCCCCGTGCTCGGTGTGCACATGGTCGGCCGCCGTATCGGCGAGCTCGTGACCGAGAGCCAGCTGATCTACAACTGGGAGGCGCTGCCCTCCGAGGTCGCTCAGCTCATCCACGCGCACCCGACCCAGTCCGAGGCCGTCGGCGAGGCCATGCTGGCCCTGGCCGGCAAGCCGCTGCACGTCCACAACTAA
- a CDS encoding GntR family transcriptional regulator, giving the protein MDLNDPRPLHGQVAEAIRRAVAEGSYAPGDRLPPARDLAEALGINANTVLRALRDLRDEGLLEFRRGRGVSVLSRPDPRSVLEGKLRSLLAEAGQYGYRSDDVIDLIREIS; this is encoded by the coding sequence TTGGATCTGAACGACCCCCGGCCCCTGCACGGACAGGTGGCCGAGGCGATCCGGCGTGCCGTCGCGGAGGGCTCCTACGCGCCCGGAGACCGGCTCCCGCCGGCCCGTGACCTGGCCGAGGCGCTGGGCATCAACGCCAACACCGTGCTGCGCGCCCTGCGCGACCTGCGTGACGAGGGGCTGCTGGAGTTCCGCCGCGGGCGCGGCGTGAGCGTGCTCAGCCGCCCCGATCCCCGCAGCGTGCTGGAGGGCAAGCTCCGGTCGCTGCTCGCCGAGGCGGGCCAGTACGGCTACCGGAGCGACGACGTCATCGATCTGATCAGGGAGATCTCGTGA
- a CDS encoding leucyl aminopeptidase produces MRTAQARLASGDVTTVRLNSTDNAVSFDTDALVVGVHTGPDGPRPAPGAEKVDEALGGRLAATLVSMGVKGRPGEIAKLPTFGALAAPLLTVVGLGDAPEGDYDAEALRRAAGAATRALAGTSRVALALPAADAERAGAVALGGLLGTYSFTTYRTTGEQTAPVAELTVLSGAGGAQAAVERAATVAGSVSLVRDLVNTPPSDLWPARFAEIAEQTGSEAGLSVEILDDKALKEEGYGGIVAVGQGSVNPPRLVRLAYSHPEAAKTVAFVGKGITFDSGGLSLKPSASMDWMKSDMSGAGAVFGALVAIAKLGLKVNAVGYLCLAENMPSGSAQRPSDVFTSYAGKTVEVLDTDAEGRLVLIDGIARAGQDSPDLIVDVATLTGAQIIALGWRTAGVMSNDDELREEIVRTAAEQGEAAWGMPLPEELRKGLDSPVADIANLHPERFGGMLTAAIFLREFVPDGVRWAHIDMAGPAFNKGEPHGYTPKGGTGAITRTLVGLAERYAG; encoded by the coding sequence ATGCGTACTGCGCAAGCCCGACTAGCATCGGGCGACGTGACCACTGTGCGGCTGAACTCAACTGACAACGCTGTCTCGTTTGATACCGATGCCCTGGTCGTCGGCGTCCATACCGGTCCGGACGGCCCGCGGCCCGCTCCGGGGGCCGAGAAGGTGGACGAGGCGCTCGGCGGCAGGCTCGCCGCGACACTCGTCTCGATGGGCGTCAAGGGCAGGCCGGGCGAGATCGCCAAGCTTCCGACCTTCGGCGCGCTGGCCGCCCCGCTCCTGACCGTCGTCGGCCTCGGTGACGCTCCCGAGGGCGACTACGACGCCGAGGCCCTGCGCCGCGCCGCCGGCGCCGCCACCCGTGCCCTCGCGGGGACCTCCCGCGTCGCGCTCGCGCTGCCGGCCGCCGACGCGGAGCGGGCCGGGGCCGTCGCCCTGGGCGGCCTGCTCGGCACCTACTCCTTCACCACCTACCGGACCACCGGCGAGCAGACCGCCCCGGTGGCCGAGCTGACCGTGCTGAGCGGCGCCGGCGGCGCCCAGGCCGCGGTCGAGCGCGCCGCCACCGTGGCCGGATCGGTCTCCCTGGTCCGCGACCTGGTCAACACCCCGCCCTCGGACCTGTGGCCGGCCCGCTTCGCCGAGATCGCCGAGCAGACCGGCTCGGAGGCCGGACTCTCGGTGGAGATCCTGGACGACAAGGCCCTCAAGGAGGAGGGCTACGGCGGCATCGTCGCCGTCGGCCAGGGCTCGGTCAACCCGCCCCGCCTGGTCCGCCTCGCCTACAGCCACCCGGAGGCCGCCAAGACGGTCGCGTTCGTCGGCAAGGGCATCACGTTCGACTCGGGCGGCCTGTCGCTCAAGCCCTCGGCCTCGATGGACTGGATGAAGTCCGACATGAGCGGCGCGGGCGCGGTCTTCGGCGCGCTCGTCGCGATCGCCAAGCTGGGGCTGAAGGTCAACGCCGTCGGCTACCTGTGCCTGGCCGAGAACATGCCGAGCGGCAGCGCCCAGCGCCCCTCCGACGTCTTCACCAGCTACGCGGGCAAGACCGTGGAGGTCCTCGACACCGACGCCGAGGGCCGCCTGGTCCTGATCGACGGCATCGCCCGCGCCGGGCAGGACAGCCCCGACCTGATCGTGGACGTCGCCACGCTCACCGGGGCGCAGATCATCGCGCTCGGCTGGCGTACGGCCGGCGTCATGTCCAACGACGACGAGCTCCGCGAGGAGATCGTCCGGACCGCCGCCGAGCAGGGCGAGGCCGCATGGGGCATGCCCCTGCCGGAGGAGCTCCGGAAGGGGCTCGACTCCCCCGTCGCCGACATCGCCAACCTGCACCCCGAGCGCTTCGGCGGGATGCTGACGGCGGCCATCTTCCTGCGGGAATTCGTGCCGGACGGAGTCCGTTGGGCACACATCGACATGGCGGGCCCGGCCTTCAACAAGGGCGAGCCCCACGGCTACACGCCGAAGGGCGGCACCGGGGCGATCACCCGGACCCTCGTCGGCCTCGCCGAGCGCTACGCGGGCTAG
- a CDS encoding adenosylcobinamide-GDP ribazoletransferase → MSGTPPPERPSTFADGVRLAIGTLSVFPVRPGVVDRRAGGIAMTLAPLVGVLLGAAGGAVLVAALWLGITPLPASVLAVAAVALLTRGLHLDGLADLADGLGSGRPAEQALDIMKRSDIGPFGVVTLVLTMLVQVAALSEVAATGAGPVALVTACVAGRLALTWACRAGVPSARPGGLGAMVAGTVRRGPALAVTALMLAALAALTFLPSAGAFGPPLPAPVPDGALSYESGTCSAYETTGGIMAPSGLSGWTAAGPCPPVLSPSWGPALAVLAGLVAAWALRRRAVRRLGGITGDVLGALVETAVATALVVCAVVVG, encoded by the coding sequence GTGTCTGGAACTCCGCCTCCGGAGAGGCCGTCCACGTTCGCCGACGGGGTCCGCCTCGCGATCGGCACGTTGAGCGTGTTCCCGGTCCGGCCGGGGGTGGTCGACCGCAGGGCCGGGGGGATCGCGATGACGCTCGCCCCGCTCGTGGGGGTGCTGCTCGGTGCCGCCGGCGGGGCCGTGCTCGTCGCGGCGCTGTGGCTGGGGATCACCCCGCTGCCGGCGTCGGTGCTGGCCGTGGCGGCCGTGGCGCTGCTCACCCGGGGGCTGCACCTGGACGGGCTGGCCGACCTGGCCGACGGGCTGGGCAGCGGCAGGCCGGCCGAGCAGGCGCTGGACATCATGAAGCGGTCCGACATCGGCCCGTTCGGCGTCGTGACGCTGGTGCTCACCATGCTGGTCCAGGTGGCGGCGCTGTCGGAGGTCGCCGCCACGGGGGCGGGCCCGGTCGCGCTGGTCACGGCCTGCGTGGCGGGGAGGCTGGCGCTCACCTGGGCCTGCCGGGCGGGTGTGCCCTCCGCCCGGCCGGGCGGGCTCGGCGCGATGGTCGCGGGCACCGTACGGCGGGGCCCCGCGCTGGCCGTGACGGCGCTCATGCTCGCCGCGCTGGCGGCCCTGACGTTCCTGCCGTCCGCCGGCGCCTTCGGACCGCCTCTCCCGGCCCCGGTGCCCGACGGCGCGCTCTCCTACGAGAGCGGGACATGCAGCGCCTACGAGACCACCGGAGGAATCATGGCGCCGTCCGGGCTCTCCGGCTGGACGGCCGCCGGCCCCTGTCCTCCGGTCTTGTCGCCTTCCTGGGGACCCGCTCTGGCCGTCCTCGCCGGGCTGGTGGCCGCCTGGGCCCTGCGGCGCAGGGCCGTGCGGCGGCTGGGCGGGATCACCGGGGACGTGCTCGGCGCGCTCGTCGAGACCGCCGTCGCCACCGCTCTCGTCGTGTGCGCGGTGGTCGTGGGCTGA
- a CDS encoding DUF1648 domain-containing protein — protein sequence MGLRSRFVWTAAGWVVLVAAALAAVALALRGRLPDPMAVHWGPSGAPDGSAPLTAALAAVVVTWLLVGCGVCVAAALKPRALRRRAGRMGFGAVLGGGGLACLALQLATVSANLDAPDWRRAGGLSLAALLVLAGLALGGWLGALAARPGPDEVSLRGCTDADLLELRPGQRAVWVSSARNGWLLAIGASLTAAGAGLLVAAAFGGETGPWPLLVVMVVAGLLAVALSSVRVRVAEDGLQVSYGPLRLPRRHVPLARLDRAWAEERFPREVGGWGVRGLPGAATVMLRGGDCLVVRYASGGQLAVSVDDAERGAALLNTLVLQAAR from the coding sequence ATGGGTCTGCGAAGCAGGTTCGTCTGGACGGCCGCCGGCTGGGTGGTGCTGGTGGCCGCCGCGCTGGCCGCGGTGGCCCTGGCGCTGCGCGGCCGGCTCCCCGACCCGATGGCCGTCCACTGGGGCCCCTCGGGCGCCCCCGACGGGTCGGCGCCGCTCACCGCCGCGCTGGCCGCCGTGGTGGTGACGTGGCTGCTGGTCGGGTGTGGCGTATGCGTCGCCGCCGCTCTCAAGCCCCGGGCGCTGCGCCGCCGCGCGGGCCGGATGGGGTTCGGGGCGGTGCTGGGCGGAGGCGGCCTGGCCTGCCTGGCGCTCCAGCTCGCCACCGTGTCGGCCAACCTCGACGCGCCCGACTGGCGGCGGGCGGGCGGCCTGTCCCTCGCCGCGCTGCTGGTCCTCGCGGGACTGGCTCTGGGCGGCTGGCTGGGCGCGCTCGCCGCCCGCCCGGGTCCCGACGAGGTCTCCCTCCGCGGCTGCACCGACGCCGACCTGCTGGAGCTGCGCCCCGGCCAGCGCGCGGTCTGGGTCTCCTCCGCCCGCAACGGCTGGCTGCTGGCCATCGGGGCCTCCCTCACCGCCGCCGGGGCGGGCCTGCTGGTGGCCGCGGCCTTCGGCGGGGAGACCGGCCCGTGGCCCCTCCTCGTGGTCATGGTCGTCGCGGGTCTCCTCGCCGTGGCGCTCAGCTCGGTGCGGGTGCGGGTCGCCGAGGACGGTCTCCAGGTCTCCTACGGCCCGCTGCGCCTGCCCCGCAGGCACGTCCCGCTCGCCAGGCTCGACCGGGCCTGGGCGGAGGAGCGCTTCCCCCGTGAGGTGGGCGGCTGGGGCGTCCGGGGCCTGCCCGGCGCCGCGACGGTCATGCTCCGGGGCGGAGACTGCCTCGTCGTGCGCTACGCCTCCGGCGGCCAGCTCGCCGTCTCGGTCGACGACGCCGAGCGCGGTGCCGCCCTCCTCAACACCCTCGTCCTGCAGGCCGCCCGCTGA
- the sucB gene encoding 2-oxoglutarate dehydrogenase, E2 component, dihydrolipoamide succinyltransferase: protein MPKSVQMPQLGESVTEGTVTRWLKKEGERVEADEPLLEVSTDKVDTEIPSPTAGILTKIVVAEDETVEVGAELAVIDENGSAGAAPAQEAAPAPAAAPEPEPAPAQPISSIPQPAPQAAAPAPQAPAPAPAPAPQAPAPQAAAPAPAPAPAPQAAAPAPQAAPASGDSPYVTPLVRKLAGEHNVDLDTLNGTGVGGRIRKQDVLEAARNQREQAAAQAPAPQAAAPAAAPQAAAPAPEPVAVDTTLRGRTEKMSRLRQTIAKRMVESLQVSAQLTTVVEVDVTKIAKLRDRAKAEFQRREGVKLSFMPFFALATIEALKQHPKLNATINSETNEVTYFDAEHLAFATDTERGLIVPVIKDAGDLNIAGLARKIADLAERTRTNKVSPDELGGGTFTLTNTGSRGALFDTPILNQPQVGMLGTGAVVKRPVVLDTAEGEVIAVRSMVYLALSYDHRLVDGADAARFLTTIKRRLEEGRFENQLGLNA, encoded by the coding sequence ATGCCGAAGTCCGTACAGATGCCCCAGCTCGGCGAGAGCGTCACCGAGGGCACCGTCACCCGTTGGCTGAAGAAGGAGGGCGAGCGCGTCGAGGCCGACGAGCCGCTCCTCGAAGTCTCCACCGACAAGGTCGACACCGAGATCCCGTCGCCGACGGCGGGCATCCTCACCAAGATCGTCGTGGCCGAGGACGAGACCGTCGAGGTCGGCGCCGAGCTGGCCGTCATCGACGAGAACGGCTCCGCGGGCGCCGCCCCGGCCCAGGAGGCCGCCCCCGCTCCGGCCGCCGCTCCGGAGCCCGAGCCCGCCCCGGCCCAGCCGATCTCCTCGATCCCGCAGCCCGCCCCGCAGGCGGCCGCTCCGGCTCCGCAGGCCCCGGCCCCCGCCCCGGCCCCGGCCCCGCAGGCCCCGGCCCCGCAGGCCGCCGCTCCCGCCCCGGCCCCGGCACCGGCTCCCCAGGCGGCCGCTCCGGCCCCGCAGGCCGCTCCCGCCTCCGGTGACAGCCCGTACGTCACCCCGTTGGTCCGCAAGCTCGCCGGCGAGCACAACGTCGACCTCGACACGCTGAACGGCACCGGCGTCGGCGGCCGCATCCGCAAGCAGGACGTGCTCGAGGCCGCCCGCAACCAGCGCGAGCAGGCCGCCGCCCAGGCTCCGGCCCCGCAGGCCGCCGCCCCGGCCGCCGCCCCGCAGGCCGCCGCCCCGGCCCCCGAGCCGGTCGCGGTGGACACCACGCTGCGTGGCCGTACCGAGAAGATGTCGCGCCTGCGTCAGACCATCGCCAAGCGCATGGTCGAGTCGCTGCAGGTCTCGGCCCAGCTCACCACCGTGGTCGAGGTCGACGTCACCAAGATCGCGAAGCTCCGTGACCGCGCGAAGGCCGAGTTCCAGCGGCGCGAGGGCGTCAAGCTCTCGTTCATGCCGTTCTTCGCCCTGGCCACGATCGAGGCGCTCAAGCAGCACCCCAAGCTGAACGCCACGATCAACAGCGAGACCAACGAGGTCACCTACTTCGACGCCGAGCACCTGGCCTTCGCGACCGACACCGAGCGCGGCCTGATCGTCCCGGTGATCAAGGACGCGGGCGACCTCAACATCGCCGGCCTCGCCCGTAAGATCGCCGACCTGGCCGAGCGCACCCGCACCAACAAGGTGAGCCCGGACGAGCTCGGCGGCGGCACGTTCACGCTGACCAACACCGGCAGCCGTGGCGCGCTGTTCGACACGCCGATCCTCAACCAGCCGCAGGTCGGCATGCTGGGCACCGGCGCGGTCGTCAAGCGCCCGGTCGTCCTGGACACCGCCGAGGGCGAGGTCATCGCCGTCCGCTCGATGGTCTACCTCGCGCTCAGCTACGACCACCGCCTGGTCGACGGCGCCGACGCCGCCCGCTTCCTGACGACGATCAAGCGCCGTCTCGAGGAGGGCCGCTTCGAGAACCAGCTGGGTCTCAACGCCTAG
- a CDS encoding CPBP family intramembrane glutamic endopeptidase encodes MPRRPTGLWLFLLTAYGLSWLSALPIWLTGASLASPLVMVVGVAMMFTPALGVLAVWLYGRRRAEPGTTWREWAGRTGLTLGERRGRTLALTALAWLGTPLLVVAAIALSAAAGLLAVDLDGFSLFRQGMAEAGGGRAPRVAPETLAVVQIASAFLVAPLINSVAAFGEEWGWRGWLLPRLMPLGTWRALLASGVIWGAWHAPLTLRGYNYPELGAWAAPMFVIFCVVYGAVLGWLRLRSGSIWPAVVGHGALNASASLILLVGDAADPPDLAVAGITGLVGSALLAVIAAVLFTRWPVGRPAPAAV; translated from the coding sequence ATGCCCCGCCGTCCGACCGGCCTCTGGCTGTTCCTGCTCACCGCGTACGGCCTGTCCTGGCTGTCGGCCCTCCCCATCTGGCTGACCGGCGCGTCCCTCGCCTCTCCCCTGGTCATGGTGGTGGGCGTCGCGATGATGTTCACACCGGCGCTCGGCGTCCTGGCCGTCTGGCTGTACGGCCGGCGGCGCGCGGAGCCCGGGACCACCTGGCGCGAATGGGCCGGGCGGACGGGGCTGACGCTGGGCGAGCGCCGGGGCCGCACGCTCGCGCTCACCGCGCTGGCCTGGCTCGGCACCCCGCTGCTGGTCGTCGCGGCGATCGCGCTCAGCGCCGCCGCCGGGCTGCTCGCCGTGGACCTCGACGGGTTCAGCCTGTTCCGCCAGGGCATGGCCGAGGCCGGCGGGGGCCGCGCACCCCGGGTGGCCCCCGAGACGCTGGCCGTCGTGCAGATCGCGTCGGCGTTCCTGGTCGCCCCGCTGATCAACTCGGTCGCCGCGTTCGGCGAGGAGTGGGGGTGGCGCGGCTGGCTGCTGCCGCGGCTGATGCCGCTGGGCACCTGGCGCGCGCTGCTGGCCTCCGGGGTGATCTGGGGCGCCTGGCACGCCCCGCTCACCCTGCGCGGCTACAACTATCCCGAGCTCGGCGCGTGGGCGGCGCCCATGTTCGTCATCTTCTGCGTGGTCTACGGAGCCGTGCTCGGCTGGCTCCGCCTCCGCTCCGGGAGCATCTGGCCCGCAGTCGTCGGCCACGGCGCGCTCAACGCGTCGGCGAGCCTCATCCTGCTCGTCGGCGACGCGGCCGACCCGCCCGACCTCGCCGTCGCCGGGATCACCGGGCTGGTCGGATCGGCGCTGCTGGCCGTGATCGCCGCCGTGCTGTTCACCCGCTGGCCGGTCGGGCGGCCCGCCCCGGCCGCCGTCTGA
- a CDS encoding aldo/keto reductase family protein: MEFRHLGRSGLMVSEISYGNWITHGSQVEEDAARECVRAALDEGITTFDTADVYAGTKAEEVLGRALKGVRRESLEIFTKVYWPTGKGPNDRGLSRKHVTESIHGSLRRLQTDYVDLYQAHRFDNETPLEETLKTFDDLVRQGKVLYVGVSEWTADQISRALKIADEMGFDRLVSNQPQYSMLWRVIEAEVVPLSEKEGLSQIVWSPIAQGVLTGKYLPGQPPPAGSRATDPSGGGFISGLMGDDVLTRVQDLKPIAADLGLSMAQLAVAWVLQNPNVASAIIGATKPEQVRDNVKASGVKLDDEVLKKIDDVLGPVVERDPAKTVSPQKRP, from the coding sequence ATGGAATTCCGCCACCTTGGCCGTAGCGGCCTCATGGTCAGTGAGATCAGCTACGGCAACTGGATCACTCATGGTTCCCAGGTCGAGGAGGACGCCGCCAGGGAATGCGTGCGGGCGGCGCTCGACGAGGGGATCACCACTTTCGACACCGCCGACGTGTACGCGGGCACCAAGGCGGAGGAGGTGCTCGGCCGCGCGCTGAAGGGGGTGCGCCGCGAGTCCCTGGAGATCTTCACCAAGGTCTACTGGCCCACCGGCAAGGGCCCCAACGACCGTGGTCTCTCCCGCAAGCACGTCACCGAGTCCATCCACGGCTCGCTGCGCCGCCTGCAGACCGACTACGTCGACCTCTACCAGGCCCACCGCTTCGACAACGAGACCCCGCTCGAGGAGACCCTCAAGACCTTCGACGACCTCGTACGGCAGGGCAAGGTCCTCTACGTCGGCGTCAGCGAGTGGACCGCCGACCAGATCTCCCGGGCCCTGAAGATCGCCGACGAGATGGGCTTCGACCGCCTGGTCTCCAACCAGCCCCAGTACTCGATGCTGTGGCGGGTCATCGAGGCCGAGGTCGTGCCGCTGTCGGAGAAGGAGGGCCTCAGCCAGATCGTCTGGTCCCCGATCGCCCAGGGCGTGCTCACCGGCAAATACCTGCCGGGCCAGCCGCCGCCCGCCGGCTCCCGGGCCACCGACCCGTCCGGCGGCGGCTTCATCTCCGGGCTCATGGGCGACGACGTCCTCACCCGCGTCCAGGACCTGAAGCCGATCGCCGCGGACCTGGGGCTCAGCATGGCCCAGCTCGCCGTGGCGTGGGTGCTGCAGAACCCGAACGTGGCCTCGGCCATCATCGGGGCGACCAAGCCGGAGCAGGTCCGCGACAACGTCAAGGCGTCCGGTGTGAAGCTGGACGACGAGGTGCTGAAGAAGATCGACGATGTCCTCGGCCCGGTCGTCGAGCGCGACCCGGCCAAGACCGTCAGCCCCCAGAAGCGCCCGTAG
- a CDS encoding bifunctional adenosylcobinamide kinase/adenosylcobinamide-phosphate guanylyltransferase encodes MKVLISGTAAAGGWPVPGCGCASCARLTPGHRRPTEVALAGPVLLPPTGPLPPGHRVSTGPDGLTLTTPGGHRILYAAPLPGPPPDRSGTPDEHGEHSEHSEHGEPRRPARADGEPACDLVLIDVLERPERLGDLRRRGVIGGRTQVVAVDVDHRVPTEAELARRAELWGVRAVPDGTVLDLGGPVPHRPPRPRRTLLLGGTRSGKSAEAELRLAGEPEVLYVATGPSGGDDAEWARRVRAHRDRRPAHWSTAETTDLAGLLRTAEVPMLIDGLGTWVAAVFDECGAWSGGDGRDAVTARCDELVDAWRQARVQVVAVSDEVGLGVVPATSSGRMFRDALGRLNQRLALESEDVALVVAGRLLPLPV; translated from the coding sequence GTGAAGGTCCTGATCTCCGGCACGGCGGCGGCCGGTGGCTGGCCCGTCCCGGGCTGCGGGTGCGCCTCCTGCGCGCGCCTGACCCCCGGTCATCGCCGTCCCACCGAAGTCGCCCTCGCCGGTCCCGTACTGCTCCCGCCCACCGGCCCGCTCCCGCCCGGCCACCGGGTCTCCACCGGCCCGGACGGCCTCACCCTGACCACCCCCGGCGGGCACCGGATCCTCTACGCCGCCCCGCTCCCCGGCCCTCCCCCGGACCGGTCCGGGACGCCGGACGAACACGGCGAGCACAGCGAACACAGCGAGCACGGCGAGCCGCGGCGCCCGGCGCGCGCGGACGGCGAGCCCGCCTGCGATCTGGTGCTGATCGACGTGCTGGAGCGGCCGGAACGGCTGGGGGACCTGCGCCGCCGGGGCGTGATCGGCGGGCGGACCCAGGTCGTGGCCGTGGACGTCGACCACCGGGTGCCGACGGAGGCGGAGCTGGCCCGGCGGGCCGAGCTGTGGGGGGTGCGGGCCGTCCCCGACGGGACGGTCCTCGACCTCGGCGGACCCGTCCCCCACCGGCCGCCCCGGCCGCGACGGACCCTGCTCCTGGGCGGGACGCGCTCGGGGAAGTCGGCCGAGGCCGAGCTCCGGCTGGCCGGCGAGCCCGAGGTCCTCTACGTCGCGACCGGGCCGTCCGGCGGAGACGACGCCGAATGGGCCCGCCGGGTCCGGGCGCACCGGGACCGCCGGCCGGCCCACTGGAGCACGGCCGAGACCACCGACCTGGCCGGGCTGCTGCGGACCGCCGAGGTCCCGATGCTGATCGACGGGCTCGGCACCTGGGTCGCCGCGGTCTTCGACGAGTGCGGCGCCTGGTCGGGCGGGGACGGCCGGGACGCGGTCACTGCCCGATGCGACGAGCTGGTCGACGCCTGGCGGCAGGCCCGCGTCCAGGTCGTGGCGGTCTCCGACGAAGTCGGGCTCGGCGTGGTGCCCGCCACCTCCAGCGGCCGGATGTTCCGCGACGCGCTCGGCCGCCTGAACCAGCGGCTGGCCCTCGAATCCGAGGACGTCGCCCTGGTGGTGGCCGGCCGCCTCCTCCCCCTGCCCGTCTGA